The following DNA comes from Rhea pennata isolate bPtePen1 chromosome 7, bPtePen1.pri, whole genome shotgun sequence.
GAATTGACTTTGACGATTAACACCCGCTTGCTGGCGCAGCATCTCCGCCTGAGACTGACTGTCTGCATCGGTTCCTTCTTTCGTGGGCCTTTGAGAAATAAGAGCCCCACTTGAACCTCCTCTGGGCTTGTTTCCCTAACAGCCCGATGCTTATTTGTGAAATATGTTAGACACCCGGGGCAACTCTCTGAGTGCAACCCAGACTGCAGAATAGTCCAGTTTTACCTACATTTCTGTCGGGTGAAAGGACTCTGTTGCTTCACAGGCCTAAAGTGTtacctgacttttttttccatacatcCGCCCAGAGGCTCCACAGGACTGTTCGTCCTTAACCAAACAAACGTCGTTCAAGCCCTTCTTTCAGCAGACAATACAAATAGTGTCGTAGCCAAACGTGTTTGCTCTGCAAGTCTGTGAACGATGCTGAAAGTTTTGAGTGTGTTGAGCTTTTGGATGaccattaataaaaatatatatatatatataaaaatatatatctcaTGATATGCATGTTCCTCAGAGCTGTAATGCAGCTAAAGCTCAGAACTATCACAGGCACAtttgaatgttatttttaaatagtaaaaagtatttaataatttttttatttcctcctgaTAGTTGCATGCAGtataacagtattttctcttgtatttagcacatcattattttctgtcttcccCCTTCAGCAACCTGGTGCCTTTTGTAAGTGTTATAGTGCCTTTGTtgtaagaaaaagataattaaaaaccTAAAAACACCCCCTAAGTGTGCTGTTACCAAGTCTGTGGTCGAGGGTTGTAATGCGTTACCCTGGAAGAGAGTCTGTGGCACTGACAAAAGGATTAGAGCAACGCACGTTACAAGTGATTGCTATAAATATTTGATGTGGTGGCTCTCTGGATAGTGTTGTCCCCGGTGAGCCTGGTGACAGGAGACCCGGCAGTGCTGTTAAAATGACTGTGCGCGTTTGCAGTCTCCTGCTAGAGATAATATAATGGATAATCAGTTCAGGCTCCTCTGGGCTTCGTTCAGGAGCAGGAGCACTGTATGGTGAAGGACTGGAAGTGTGGGGTGAGAGGCAGGAGGCACAGAAAGcagtgaaggagaaagaaagagaggcagagctggagggtGAGAGAGGAAGGGTCCCTCTCCGAAGCTGGCTTTGGCTCAGTAGTGTGTTCATGAAGTTTTCTGCAGTAAGTTTCAAGCTCTGTCGTGTGCGTGTTTGCAGGTAAGTTGGAagtcccccccccacccccagtcTGCGTTActgattttccatttcagttggAAGCAGGCAAACTGCTGCCAAGGCCAAAATTTGTTGCTGCTCTCAGATGAGGAGTCTGTCTGAAGGGGCCATTTAGAAAGGAGTCACAAATCATATCAGCAATATTCCATTTCACAGATTTATTACTTCAGGTGACTGGGGTTTCAAAGAGGAATGGGCACTTCTTGGGCTGggattttcatgatttttttttaatggcttcctggctgctcttctgGCTTGGgatatatgtgtgtatgcatgtgtgttagaataaatgaaaatatttctatgacAGTAAATAGGTATAAGTGGAAAGACGCTCGCTTTTATGTTCTCTAACcgtatatgaaagaaaaataaacgaAAAAGCCTTCCTCTTGCATTGCCATGTGTCTCCTGGTTCTGCTGATTCACTTTCATTATTAGGACCACACTGGCAATTTCTTGCTGTAACTTCTTTGTTCAAGCAGCCCCTGCTGAATGAActtattttgataaaataagaGCTgggaaattaaattaattagcTCGTGCCTTCTGGAGAGGCAACTGGCGTTTTTTGTTCGTGCAAAAGGGGTGTAGGGAGTGGCCGAGGGAGaggtttgtttctttgcttgctttagTTACTTTGCAAATTGCTTGGTTCTTCCTGAGAAATTCATGTGAAGTGGCCTTTCCGCTCTGCAGCTTTTTGGTTTAATCAGTTGCAAGGTAACACGGAGACGGAGAGTCTGTGTGGCCATGTGAACGGAGCAGCCTAGGAAGGTGCTTGGTTTGTCCCACAAGCAGGATCGTAGGTGCTTCCCTCTGCTGCCGTGTAGTTGTTTCTCCTCTGACCTGGGGGCCATGGCTCCTAGGCgcacaagagaaacatttttcaaagccGTTTAGCTCTCCCCAGCTTGCTTCTTGTTTCCATCTGTCATCTTTATCAGCATAACAGTCTGGATATGAAATCAAAGGCAAAACCCTTCTGTGAGCCAAGGGATGTATTTATCTGTTTAATTTAATCAGCCATGCCACTGAGTGGAAGCAAAGCATGTAGCACAAGCAGGGTGACAGGGAAGCATACCTGAGCAGTGCTCCCGAGGGTCTGACCTGCACTGCCAGCCATGGCTCAAAGCCCAAGCTGCGTTGATGTGGTTGGTGTTTTGTTTGGTGCCACGCAGGACTTGAAGTGACCATCTGAACCTCAGATGTCCGAGAATAAATACCTACTACCTGCCATCCTAGTGCCTGCTCTTATGTTCTCAGTGAAACGCTGAGGTTGCTGTTTGAGGTACCGTTAGTAGGCGAGGTCATGATGACCAAATGGGCTGGCTGTCAGGGAGAGCTGCAAATAGTCCTGCCAATACGCTAAGTCAACAGGGAGCCATCAGGGTGAGACAACGTTGCCTTCCTGTTCAGAGTAGGGTGGAAATAAAGATGATCCAAGGTTTGCATGCTATATGCTGCTGAGTAGCAGGAGTGGCATGTAGGGGAGGCAGTTCTCGCCTCCATAGGATTATCTAGTGGCTTTCTCGAGTCATTGCCACCATTTGAAGATTCAAAAGTTTCACTGTAGAGTAGCTTGAGGGATTTTTCAGACTGCCACAGCTTAACTTTGTAGTCAAAAATGCAGTTCTTCAGTAGCTGCTCTGTGTGCAGCGGTCTGTAAAGCATCTTGGGATGAATGGTGGTCTGAAAGTATGAAGAAATTGTGATTTATATTAGTGATGTCTCCAAGTGTCAGTGTGTGGATAGAGGGATTTTATTCAGAACCTTTACATTTCTCCTGTATATCATTTTCTATCATCACTTGCTTGGCTTGGCTTTAATTTGATATCACTTGAGCTAAAATGCTTTAAGACATTCGCCAGCCAGTTGGCTATTGAGTTACACAAGACACAGTTTTTCAATTGTATCATTTAATCATAAGAGTGTGCTCACATTTCAAACCGACAACAGGTACCATTTCAtcaacaaaatgcaaagtttgGAAAAAGTCTGGAACGAGGAATATTTCCTTCCACTCCCAAGccaaaaatacttatttcttaGACAGATGATCAGGTTTGCTGTCCAGGTCTGATAGACGCATGCTGCGGTGGAGCTCGGTGTTGCAGTATTCACTCTCCAGTGCAGCTAGCACAGCTAGGAAATGATGTTGTTGCATCTGATCAGTGGAAATTAAGGTGCTCGTTAATGGAAAACATCGCCGTGCACCTCGTGCattcatgtttattttcctattttcaaaTCGATAGATTCCCGTTTCAGTCTATTTGGGGTGAGTTGAATGTCTCATCGCTGTTCACCGTGGAGCAAAGATGACTGGCAAGAACAGGAACAGGAATACAGAGCTTAAATAATTCATAGCTCCATGCATCCATTTAAACacataaaatagaagaaaagtaaCTAAACCAGactcttctccattttttctaaattaccCTTCTGTAGCCTCAACTTTTCTGTGGCAGATGGAAGAACATATCCATAAATATGTTTGCAAGAGTTGCTGAAGTATTTATGTGGCATGGCATGGGTACCCAATAGCAACTTCCTTTCAACAAAAAACACGGATGAAAGCTGTCTGCAAATGTTGTATGTAGATGAGTTTCTAAATACCACTTTAAATTCTAATTTTGTACGAAATAAAAGCTTCTGATAGTGAATGGAAATATTGACcacattttaaagagaatgaaGTTTGAAACTGCTTGTCGCTGTTCAGCTGGCAGTCTTTGCCGCACAGAGGTAGCAAATAAGCGCTGCCATCTGACAGGTGAGCCTCCaggattttgaaaatctcctcCAGTGCAACTGTGAGCCTCCTGTTCCCTTTGTGCAAAAGAAGGAGTTGACACCCAACCATTTGCGTATAAAAGGGAAACCTAAGGGAGAGGCTTTTGTAAATGGTAAAGGAAGGGAATCATTAAATATGCAGTTCATACCTGGATGACACTGCGAATGAAAGGCAGCTGCCTTTCCTGAGACTGTGGGAAAGTCCTATAGGTGTGCAAGAGATGCTGTGAATTCCTGCATTTCAGATCTCAGACTAGATGGGCTTTGGTCTCCTTCAGCCTAGATTTGTGCCCATATCGCAGCTACTTAAAGCCCTTCCCACGTTTACCAAATCCCTGGATGTTTTAAATTGTCTTAGGATCTGTCAAGTACTTAAGTAAGCAGGGTTGTCAAGGTGTGTAATGATGGGATGGAAAATGTCAGGAATGGCTGTGAGCAACATACTGGAAGCAAATTACCCCTCCTCTTCAGTCTATCACCAGTggtggaaatatttaaatagtgaGGTCATGAACTGGGGTTTTCAAGAGTTGCAGAAACCTCATGTGTTGCATTGCGAATCAGAAAGCTCAGGGGCAGGGTGAGCTAATAAACATGTGTGTGTGAGGCCAACAAACAAGCAAAGCCCCTTGTTTGTAACGAGTGCTGCGCTCTGCTTGCCTCTCTGATCAGTCCGTAGAGAAAATTGGCATTCAGGTCGCTCAAGCTGATAGATCTGGAAAGGGAAATGGCTGTTGGACGTCATCTGTGGTGGACAGCAGGCATCACTGCTGTATTTCCATAGACTGTCTCCCCTTTCACAGCCCTCTGCCTGAAAGCTGTAGCCAATGCATATTGTTCACCCAGGTCCCCCGCATCCTGCGCTAGGCCAGAGGGCTGAGAGAAAGCAGCGTGCTGAAGTGCTGTATCTGAGAGGGGATGCTTGGCAGCAGGCTCATAGGAGCCAGGGGGATCTGCTCTTCTTCACAATTCATCTCGTTCTTCCTCATTGCAAATGCAGGCGCTCCTTTGGCTGTTCATGAACGGCCGGCAGCCCAGGGTCCAGACAGCATTGAACACTGTATCTGCGATGGATTCACAAGCtgtagagaaagagaaagatcagGCATGTAAGTAACAGGCACTGGGGGATGTCTGAGGGCTGCGTGGAAACACCATAGCCCGAGTCCTGCACCGAGTCGTTTGGAATTTGCAGATGGACATGTGGGTTGTCTTTTCCATGTACCACATTTTTATAAGTCCAGAAGTTGTTCTCTTCTGCTgaatttggggcttttttttccctaacatgGCAACTGTGTCACAGAGGAGAGGCACaaacctccttccctctctgtcCCCTGGAGCCTGCCtcctctcttgcctctcctaGGCTTTCCTTGCTGATGGATTATAGGGGGTGCTGCAGATAGCATGATATAACAAGCAGATTTCTCAGAAGATCTCCCCAGAACTGTCTTTCCTGGTTTCTTCTCCCTGCATTTGTCTATAGCCACTACAAACCAACCTTTCCTGCTTTGAGGGAGTTAAATGCCAGCTGCAAGCCAGCTTGAGAAAGGTGGCTGTGGTTGCAACAGTGGAGCTGTTGCTACAGTGTGCTTTGACTGCTGGCCCCTCCCAACAGCCAGCAGGTTTGAAGCTGCTTGACAACAAATAAATGGGTTAATGCCAAGTTTGTTAGGGTTTAGCTGGTAGTAACATTGATTGCTGTATACATAATAGATTTGGAAAGGCCCTGCCTTTGGGACtatctcttcctttcttggTCTCTCTGGTCACTTCACTGTAGTTCTGCTGCTTTAGGAGTCTGATTGTTTGGCACGTACTAGGAGAAGAGGAGGTTATAGTGAGTCAGTGGGGAAATCAAGGCTTTGATTAACTCACTGATGCAACTGGAATGGGCTAGGGATGTTTGCACCCATCTGAAGGGAGTGCAGCAATTTGGTCTCtcactttcttcctctgaacTCCTAGTAACTCTGGGGAAAAGGTGCCAGATAAGCTGTAGGGTggcaggggagagaagggagggctgTGCAACCGGAGCGCCCGAGAGCAGCCCTGAGGACAGGGAGTGGCAGGTATCCAGCATCGGGAAAGGACAggcacagaggaggagaaaagggctCAGAAGTTTGCTTTAGCAACACTTGTACCTCCTCTGGCAATCAGGAGACAAGTGCTAGAAGAGTCCAGACCTGCTTGAAAACAGGTAAAGGTGGCTTGGTTCAGGCATGGAGTATGAGCTCTGCTCCACCTTAACTCCACAGAGCCTATCTGTTGGCTTCACTGCCACAGGCTGAAAGGGAAGTGAGGTGAGCCGAAAAACTGGCAGAAAAGAAGCTCAAGAGATAGGAAGGAGGTTGGCTGCAAGAGATAAGGGTGACCATGAGAGACTGGGTGTAGTTGGCCTGTGGCATTTAGGTCTCAGTCcacctctttgttttctttcgATCACTGCAGGCTTTTTCTAACTATTTGTCTGTGATCAGGTGGAAGACCATCAGCACTAGTACCCTTCTCATGCAAATTTCCCCATTTGTCCTAATCAAGCTACAccctggaaaataaattaatgttttagGGTACCTTACCACAAGTCATCTTCACTGTGGATTAAACCACAGTGGTTGGCTGTTGTAAGTAGGAGAAACACACAGCACCCAGTTTTATTGGGCTTTGGGAAGGAAGTGTTCTCAAGCACTCTGCTAGTTGTTCAGATCAAGCTGCTGCAAACATCTTTAACTGTTTTAGTGTTACCTGCCTTTAGTAGGTTTTATCCTCAGTGTATTCAGGATATTGTTCACTGCCTGCCCTGTGTTACTGCCACACAACCCCTCTGCAAGAGAAACCCCATCTTACAGAGGATGCTGATACACTGAAATGACCTTAGGAGGGGCAGCCTGGAGAGGCCTCCCTGCTATGGCTGACTCTGGTAGCAGCAAGGTAgatctttccttctcctcacaCGGTAGAGGTGCTTGATGTCGGCAGAAGGGAGCAAGAGGGAGACTTGGGCTATCATATCAGTAACCTTCTCAGGACTCTGCGTGCAGCTTGTGCCAAATAACTCTTCTCAAACTTCTGGACTGAGGCTTTTAAAACTAGGCAAAACCAGGGTGGTTCTTGAGCTGCCGGTACGTCACCTGAACTTTGCTAGCATGTGGGCTTCTGAGGAATCCAGATCTCTCCAGCCACCAGACACACAGTGGCATATCCCTGGAGCCATCCTCATCTCTTCTCTGTGAACCAGACCTCACAGAGCCCTGCCCTTGGCTCTCCTATGTCACTGGCCCTTGGCCATGTGTGCCGCTTTCAGTGCATGACTCTCAGGCCCTGAAAAGTTTGTTGGTCTCCCATGAAGGTGTTTGAAGTCCCAGGGAGGCTACCTGAGGGTTAAAGGAATTGCttctatgtttttttgttttttcttcttttcaggtGTGTTTTGTCGCATTTTCCAAGTGTAAATAATTTTACGTTTTCAGGCTTGGGGCAGGAGTGTGGGCAGGCAGATCTCAGCCCTGTGAATTCTCATTCAGCTTTGACCCAACTATGACAAGCACAGGACAGATATGCTTCTCCCTACTGcagagttttgctttgtttggcAAGAAAAGGACTCCTTGCACACAAACACCCCTCTCTGCCATCAGTTGTTCTCTCTGAAGCAGATCCCCCTGCCCCTGCAGGATACGCGAGCCTACCTTCCACCTTGGAGACGAACCCAAGGCTGCGCTTGAGGTCCGAGCAGATGGAGTGGAGGCACCAGCGGAACTTGGCATCACAGCGGTATTTGTTGGCCCCACAGGTGTCGTAACAAATGTCCAGCTGGTTGCAACACTTGGTCATGGCAGGGATGCCTAAATCTAActgggggaggaaagaaaagaagtgtcTCTTGGCTGCACTCTGGCCTCAGACTCAGATGTCTGCAACTGCCAGAAACTACACCCCAAACCTGGGGCAGCGGGAGGGAAAGCAGGCTCCTCCTTCACCATCTAATGTAAGCACCCAACAGCAGCGCAGTCTGCACCAGTGTGGGGTGGGCCAcattccctcttctcctctctgccaCTGGGGAGTAACCTCTGGCCAAGAGGTGGGGAACAGCCCCTCTGCAACATTTGCTATGTCTCATTTGTCAGAGCTCGTAAAAAACGTTCTTGCCCTTACTAGCTGTGGCAAagcccccttttctctttcctcctcttcccaaaaCCTGGCAAAACCTGCTTATTGGCCTTGCTGTAGGTGCTATTGATGCCATATTTCTCCCAGATATGCTTGTGAGGCCTAGAACAAATACAGTTTGGACTTGGGGGTTCTGTTCACCTCTCCACAGGGGTGATGGAACTTGtctctggagaggctggagtCATTAGCTTATtataaattgttctttttgtcCTTCCTCATCTAATAATTAGGATATGTGGCTTTTCTTTATTACTGCCCACATAAGGAGGAGTTACCACAGAAATGCCTACAAGCTTAGCAATGACATGTAGTTTAAAGAACTAATCTAACAGGAAAAATTGGCCCTAGCGGAGAGggtttttcagagcagaaacgTGCTTAATTGCTGCATACTTCATGGGCAGAAGTGATGCACCAGCTAAATAGTGATTCCTGCTTCTAGACTCTCCTGGAGTTCTTTTTCTTGGTGTTTCCAATTTACTTTGATTTCATTAATTGCCTTTAAAATTACAAGTGGTGCAGCATTAAAGCCCACAGGTTTATTTCAGTGCTCAGTAGAAGCAAAAAGCATGGGAGGCGATGGAGTACCAGGCGTGGAAAAGGCCTTCAAGCACTGCTGTTTGTGCGTTATGGTAAGTCACTGAGCACATTCCCTGTCACGAGAGCACTGGGGTTGATCCAGGCTTTGATAAAATGCATTCCTCCCCACTGGCGCTCTGCTTGGCCAggtgcctcctcctcctcctcctctaggGCTAATGCTCAGGAAACTTTATCTCTCAGTGACTACTGAGACATCTAGAACAGGCCTGTCCTTCATACATGTAACTCCTGTCTATGTGATCCCACTTTCACTGCCAGCAGCAGTTGGGATCTCAGTGCTCCTCTGACTGACTGTAAATTAGGAGGGTGTGCTTAGACTGAAATGTTCGCTGTTGCTTGCCATTGGCAGCCTGCTGTGTCTTGGCAGTCCCAGACACGTTGCTTGTTGCCTATACATGAGCGGTAtttcctcttgctttccttCAGTCATTAAGAGACGAGAAGCTGTCACGCAATCAGCATGTAGCGCAGCTAAGCCTCTTCCCTCCCCAATATGATTGGCTGGTTACTGTGATTAGCAAATTTAAATCATCTAGGAATGGTGGGTTAGGCAGTACATACACTGTTGGGTACCTTGAGCCCCAGAAAATAGGAGCTGCAGCCATTTGGTTCTTGAGGTTTGTATTGAGGTCGTGGCATTGGAGCCTTCCctgagaatgaaagaaaaatgttaggAAAGCTGATCTCCACAAAAGTAGCACCAAAAAGTGAGGAGTGGCAGGCAGCTCCCCCCTAGTCTGCATCCCCAAATACTTCCTTCTCCTCTAGGAGATGCAgggactgggaaaaaaaaaaaaaaaaaaaaaaaaaaaaaagcattagaacTGGCTAAGACACTGCCCCTGCCCTCAGCCCAGGCCCTTCCCAGGCCTAGCAGCTTTCCTGAGAGCTTTGCATAGCTGGGATCATCCACTTGCATTTTTAACTTCTCCAAGACACTACTAGCTTAGCAAAGGGATTTCTTTCCATCATTGCTTATTCTCAAAGAGTGTCAGTGAGCTATGGATCTCTGCGAAGCTGTGCTAGACCTCAGTCATGCTCTCTGCATGTCTTATCTTACTCTTGAGCATGAGGTCTTCTTGGCCCGTATCCTGTATGTAGTGGTGGAGGTTCACCTTCTGCAAATTGTTTCTATCCCTTTATCTCTGCACTCCCTTATTATGCTCCTTTGtatgcacagaggaacaagaatttcttccctgaatAATTATTCAGCCAATGTATAAACAGTCCAGCAGACAATCAGCTAAGAGTAGCTTCAGCAGcaatttaatctctttttctgtgcaGTGAAACTATGCAAACCCTCCTGTCTGCCTGCCATCCCCGTCTGGGGCCTTACGTACAGATACAGACAGTTCCgggtgggaggggaaggcaCCACCGGTTATTTGATCATGCCCCTTCTCGCTTGCTACCACCTCAGTGTCTTAACTGAAAAGGCTGCAGCCTGTCTACATTAGAGACCATAATCTGCTGCGCTTTTTACGGTGCCAGTCTGTCAGGAGCCCTACTGCTGAGGAACCCAGAGGGATTAGGATTTTCCAGTGTTGTCAGGCTGGTTCCTTCACGGGAAGGCACCTGCTCTTCCCTGTATAGTTGAGCCTTCTGTAAGTCTGTCATCTTTAGGGTCAAATTTCTGCTTCCCTAAGCACTCTTAGAGAATGTGTATAGACATAAAATAGATCTAATTTAGCCCTTAGGACAGGGCTGGGTTCTTTTAAGCTCCATttccactgttttcttcttgctaaTGCTGATAATTGTTTAAGACCCCTTTCCCCATTTTTCTGTCGAGGTACCTAAAGTACCAGTGGTAAAACAGCCATAAATCTGCTATGTTCTTGAGAAGGCAACACAGCCAAATGCCTCCTTTTTCCAAATGGCCAGAAGGTCATGTGCAGGAATGTCCCCAGCATCTTCTAAATTAAAAACCACTGGAGCTGTTTAGTTTAAACAACAGATTTGCAACAAGCAAACAACAAACTGAAATTCCGTCTAGCTGTGAGATACCTATAACCAATTCTCTGCAATCctacaaaaattcaaaatacacaGAGATTTTGACTGCATTCCAGCCAGGATAAATCTCTCTGGTTTGCTTTACCACTGAAGGTGTGGGATTTGTGTGGGAGGCTGTTTTTCAGTACAACACAAACTATTGTTTCTGCCTCGTGACCCTTATGAATAGATCAGGTCTACTTTATGCTTTTCTGGTGCAGAAACTAGTGTTATTTTGAGCAGGTAGCGTTGAGTTAACAATAGACAACGAGCACAAATCAGTTggttgcagcctgctgccaaaTGTTGCACCAAAAAATATCTTAGTTCCATTAAGGTGCACTGACAGTGCAAGGTAACTTCTGAGTTCATGACAGATTGCGCATCACGCCCTTTTGGTCATTACGCTGTAGAAAGAAGGGATTAGGTCTAGAAATGGGCTGAATCTATAACCCAGGGCTTCTAGGTCTTGTAATGAAAGAAGAGGGCTGTACCcaagtgtgtgtgtatttcaCAGCCTGATTCCTGTTTTGGAAGGGGCCAACTGAGACTCCGAATTCAAATATCCTTGAACTGAGAGAGGGAGCAGAGGCAAATGTAAACTCCAAGGTGGATGGGAACACGTTTTCAAGACTGACTTGTAATATTGAAGAAAAGTACGTTCTTGCAGCTTGTAGTCAGTTATGGGGTACAGTGGTAGGTCAGAGCAGGAGTGAGAATGTTTTGG
Coding sequences within:
- the PLA2G12B gene encoding group XIIB secretory phospholipase A2-like protein, with protein sequence MRLFFEAAVLCLGLGLGQCTEETTQENTVHHAPPAESSSSDWGIGAIRDSFEAVNSYFDSFLELLGGKNGVCQYRCRYGKAPMPRPQYKPQEPNGCSSYFLGLKVPNSLDLGIPAMTKCCNQLDICYDTCGANKYRCDAKFRWCLHSICSDLKRSLGFVSKVEACESIADTVFNAVWTLGCRPFMNSQRSACICNEEERDEL